The nucleotide window AGCAGCTCTCCCACGCCATATCAAAGAAAGGATCTCATTTCCATCTTGCCACAAACCTCAAAGGTGAAAGCAGAGGAGTGACTTCCACAGaagtaagggagagagatgggggccaggttgggggtgggggggcaccaGACACATCTTAAAGATAAAACCAGCATGTTACTGCCTCAATTCTCAACCGCAGAGCAAATTTCAAGATGCCAGTTTAGTGAAAGCAGCCTTAGAACACCCTTCAGTGCGAGAGCCCAGAGTGCATTTCTCAGTTGAGGTGAAGAgaaagtggtttatccagaaaCCAAACAGGTAAATTGTTGATTTGAAGGCTTGTCTTGAAACAGTATTGCTGCCTttgttaaataaatacaaatgaatGAAGAACCGTAAACAGATTTATTTGACCGTTATTCGTGCACAACACGATCATTTACAAATTGTTAGTCACAAATCATATCGTTTAAAGATGCTTGTGAATTCATTATTGACCTTGTCGATGTCATTCATAAATAGTGAATTATTTGCAGAAGTTAAATATAATGCAGAGTATGTTCGCATAACCACACTGTATCATAAACAGTCCGTCACCCTGGTAAACATGAGGGGCTGTGTCAGACACTAGAATATTGTCAGTTATGACAGTGTTATTGAGAAGATCAATCACTTTGAACCTTTACACGTCCTGTATAAAAGTGCCCAGTTTTGACAGCCTGATGCTAGAATCTGTAAATTCAAGTGGCGGCAGCCTTTACCACTGGGgcatacagtaaacaccatACTGAGGTATTCACTGGGCAGTACAGTAAATGGCAGTGTTTTACAATGCTGGATAAACACATCAATGTGTACCAACATAGTGGCCCCTCAACAGATATCTATGGCATTATGGCTATTGTAGCTATCTTGGCAAGCATTAGGCTGAGTGCTCCCTGGAAAGATGGGGGGTGGCTAGTGTGCTGGTCCATGGCTTCACACACCATGATTCATCCTGACAGGGCGTTGGTGTCCCACAAGAGCTCTGTTCTCCCCCCGTCACGCTCCTAACCCCAGGTGACCTATCTTTGTTTGATTTCAGATCTTACATAATGTGTTAAGCCCACAATTACATTTGTTGCTGTGAAACAAGTCAAGTCTCTAAGCAAAGAACTGCGGTGGCTCGCTGTTAAGGACAACCTCAAACGTACCTACCTCGTCGGTTTGAAACATTGGAAAAGTGTTTGATGTAACTTTATGTTTTATGATATTTGCTCAAGAAACGACATCTTAAGTTTTCCATCAGCATACCAACACAATGATAATACAGAGAAATTAAGTATTTGATTTGTTAATTACTACTAAGGTCCCTATAACTGCTTGTGGACAAGGAACATtaaatatttattataataaAGTATATAACTCGAGATAGTATTTTTCTGCTcaattgtttatgtgtgtgtgtgtttgtctttatgtctgtaaattgtaatttttgAATGTTCCTGTTTAAGTGTTTTGAacactagagtgtgtgtggtgtggctaTAGATGAGCTGGGTTTACAGAAACACTTTATCTCTATTATTCATGCCCCATCTTCAACTGGGCCACCACATGCTTTATCAGCAGTGTGTCCATAGGCCATATATCACAGAGGCTGCCTGTTTTtacttgtgtgtggatgtctgtcACCCCTATTACCAAAAGGACAATGAGCTCTCGTGACAAATGAACATGTCCTCCACTGAACAAATGCTATGCCTTAGTTTCAGCCTTGGACTCTGTGGTAGGAGAGCTGTAGCAGAGGTGTCAAGGCCTATCCAACTATTGCTACCACCCAATGAGGAACTGCCTTGAACATATTGACACCCTTCATCTTGTGGCCAAGTGTCAGCCATGAATAACTCACATGCAAGGTTAAATGACTGTACATGTGATGTTCAAGTATTAACTGATGAATTTCCAGGGGTAATGATGAGATTGGCAGCTAACAGTGTCATTATTGTAATTGTAGTATAAAGCTGAGCGTGTGAATTTACTGCATTAAATGTACACACTTAAGTAGAATTTTCTAAAGCTTGCCAAGAGGCCAATGAGTTaaggatgtttttttttggaTAAAGTGACAGGGGTAATAATATTTTCTCATTTACACCCCAGCAGCCTATTATACAGGATGGAGGTGAAAGCCTTGTTAGTCATCCCGTGGGTCTATGATTAGTTTAATATTATGGGGAACAATCTTGTTTTCTGTAAGTACTTTGCAAGTACAACCTAATACTTTATCCATATGACTACAACCAATCATCATTATCAACATTTTCATCATCACTATGAGTCATGTGTATGATGAAAATCATGCATTTATCTCGTTCAAATTCAAAACTTATTTTTACTAGCAAACTCTCCAATGCAGTAATATTAACATTCTACAACCCACTTTATATTTTcacccttcctttctctcaggTTCCCCAATGTTCTCATTAAATGGTAAAATGAAACGGACATGACCTCTTGATTCCATGATGTCACTCTCGGGACTACGCCCATCTCACCTCTCTCGCCATCATTGACAAGCCATTATTCATAGCTGGCCCTACATTTAGTTTGGTATTTTCATTGTCACTATCCATGTGGATGTCACAGGATATTGGAGATGTGTGCCAGGCCTGTAGTTGACACTGACCTCCTGAGTGTATTCTCTCCCTGAGGCTGAAGCATAGATATGACTGATATCACAACCTGGGGCACAGTGACCTCCCTCTGCGGTGTCATTGGACGGAATTGATTCTCATTCTGATACTTTGCACAATCGCTCACCTTTGTGACACAACGAGGAGACGGCCATCGATCGTATCCCTGATAAGAGTGAGGTAACTGggcgagggaaggagggagatagagagaggaaggaccAGACTGCTAATGATTTGGAATGGTTCCCAGTTTTGTCAATCTTTTTGTTGGTATTTCCACGTGGCTGCCTTCGGATGATGCTTCTCCCGTGTGGCTTTGTCTGTCATCTGAGGATAACATGGTGTCCTAGTCAAATTGTCAAAAGCTATTGCTATTTGACAAATGCAAATGCCACTGCTAATTGACTTTGAAAAATGTAATCTTCGATGCTGATCCAATAACTATTGTGCCGCTATTTAAAGCAAATTCAATTCTAGCAGGAGTAGGTATTTTAATCCAACAATCATCCTGACATTCTCACATACTGTACTTGGTGTTGCATTCATCCATATTATACAACTGATAGAAATCTTGCATTATATCATTTAGCATGAATGTCACTAGTTATCCTGTTctttgtattaaaaaaaaagggggggaatACAAAACGAGAGTCACAAGAAAAGATTCTGTACCAATACACAAAGTCTCTTATGCATGTGAGGAAGGATGACAGAGGCCCACAGGGAGCTCATTGGTTACAGTTCGTCCACCTGCTTCTCCCTATCTCCTCCTGGCTGTCCAGTCTTGCCCAAGTGATTGCTGGGAAAGCGAGACACTGGGTCTCCTATTGAATGTGTCACCCTCTGTTTCTCAGGCCTGATTGCCCAGGCTTTTGTGCCATTCTGTAATCAGCTTGTCCGGTGGCCATTAAATGATGATAGATGACTGGTAAGCGACAGGGTAAAGAAATGTGGCACCGATCGAAAAGGATGGACAAGAAACATTTTAAAGGCCAGACTGTCATCAGTTGTTGTTTTACCAAACTGAATGGGTAAAACAAGCAAAACAAGAGGTTGCAGCAATATTTATTGTGATAATGGAATGCAATTGAACTAAACAGCAATTGACCAAATTAACTGCTACATTATTAGAATCAATTATTTTACAATTCCTTCATTATAGTGcattagtgggccatgacaaacatgtGATGAGCTATGAAGAGGCTTGAACTCTTCAattcaaacagacaaacacttTTCCACAAGGCAGTCTTGTCTCTGTATGCCTACCCTCAATCATACTGTTTATGTTGCTCGGGCAGATGCTTAGAAGCACTAAAACATACAACAAATCAtaaattatatatttgttttactgAGATTGCCTTCTAAAATAGCGTATTCATTCTAGATAGCTCCTGTTCGGATATACTATGGCTTGGGTTTTTACATACAGCGGCAGGGTTGCCAGATTGGAGAGCTTTCTTGGCAGGAAATCCTTTCTGTTGAGTTCAGAGGAGTAAATGGAAAAAGATGTGTCACAGAGTGTTTTTTCATCTTCTATAAATATTGTATAGCAGCTTGACTTGACCGTGACTAAACCTGATTTCCAGGAAAGGTGGAGGAAAATAACTTCATAAAGAaacagaggaggtgtgtgtgtgggcgggggggggggtggattatTATACAGGAATTTAAGGgctattgtactttttcagtggaaataaaaaatatatacaatgcATTCATGAGATGTCGTTCTGAATTTGTGTCATAAGAAAATTTATTTTACTTTATGGTAAAAGCTCAGTTTTAGCTATTTAGAGATGGAGCTGTAAAGCAGTTTTACTTCCTAAATCATTCAATTATTAAACAAAATGTAGTTTAAAATACTGTAGGTGATTCTGAAAAAAGGGTCACACTCTTTCAAAATGTCCCTTATACCTTTGTGATATGACTCCAACACAGGTACTATACATTTGCTGATTGACTGTTCACTTATTCACTATAAATAtggtctctttcctctctcttcagaCCGCCCACCTGCTCCAGTAAATGTGTCTGTCATGCACCTGAGGGCGGACTCTGCCACTGTGTCCTGGGAGGTTCCAGAAGGTGACATCATCATTGGCTTCTCCATCTCACAACAAGTAAGTTGCTGTTGGATTTTGCAATCTGGGATTTGGGCTAACATGATTTGACAAAGGTGTGTGAGTTAATGTGATACCTGAAGTAAATTGGATACATTGTCCCATAAATTCAGTTACCTGAGTGAAATGTCATGTTTTATCCCCAgtgaatgttttttatttttattttttatcaataTATTCCTTACTCTTTGCTGTATCGGAATTGAATGCAAAAATTCCCTTTTCCCACATATTCATTCTCCTAGCAATACCAGCTGTGTAGTTCACAGAGTAATATAAATGAGAAGAGTGATGGACTAAATCTGGCACCACAGCTTGAAATCGAAATAAAACCTGACATGCCAGATTTGTCAAGAGAACGTTGTTTGCTGGGGAAATACATACAACAGACAACATCTTAATATTTTTCGAGGCTAGCTGGTATCAAAATAGCATTGTAAAATGAACTGTTAATGCTCACCCGAGGAACGAAAACATTTCTttaagttcttttttttttttttacttcgcTCAGTTATGTACAAGGCAGTACTTGATATGCACAGTGGTCATAACATTTGAATGACTCTCTTTATGGCCGTTAATCATGGTCTGCATTGTGGCTTATGCAGGTCTAATATTTGCACGGAGTGTGTGGCGGTCACATGCTtgcattatttattgtttaaagAGCGAAATGAGCCCCTGTATCAGATCTCTCTGCCAAGTGTGCCAATGAAAAAGAACATAAGACATCTAGCCGAGGGCCTTGGAAGAGTGATTGGATAGAGAGGACTGGGCAGAGCCTGAACAAACATGTTCATTGACACCACCCAGGGATTTAGGAAAGTGAAGGCATCCTCAACATTATGAATGATGCACTTTCAAGTTCAGAGCAAGGAGTAGTAGCAAGTAATATCTAACAGATTGCATATATTCATTTACATGCTCTTTGAGTGAAGTTAAATGTATCCACTGAGTTATCTCAATGGTCTAACCCCTGGCTCATTAATGGCCTGTGTTAATCGCAGAGGCAGGACGGTCACATGCAGAGGTTCATCCGCGAGGTGAACACAACCAGTCGGGCCTGCGTCCTCTGGGACCTCGAGGAAGAGACGGATTACATCATCCAGGTTCAGTCCATCGGCCTGTATGGTGAGAGTCAGGCAAGCAAGAAGGTCCATTTCCGCACCCTCAAGAAGTCGGATCGTTTCCCGTCCAACAGCTCCAACCAGGGTAAGTATGTCTGTTATATGTACCAAGATGGCTGAGATGTGCATTTAGACTTTATAAATGGATGAATGCCAGGTAAAACCCTTAAACTGAAGCACAGGTTTAAAAAATACACAGGCAACTCAGTTGGTTTGCAaagcaaatgtacaaaatgATTACTGCAAATATTAAAAGTAGTATTGGGAATTGTTGAAGTAGTACAGTAATAGCCACCCTGGTACTGTGCGTCTTCTTCCTGTAGGTGAAGTAAGAAACCTCCCATTTCTTAAAACTCCAGGAATAGCTCCTCATGCAGGAATATCTCCCCATGCATTAAATTGCCTCTCTTTTTGCTTTCAAGCATGGGACATAAGAGTGGGATAGGGTACCACAGTACAGTAAGTGCATGTAGCCCGGAGgcctccccctcgcccagcTCTCACAGCAGCTCCCAAAGGTGCatcactgtgtctctctcccggtGATTTTCTTCTTCTGCCCAATTTATTATTAACAGAGTCTTCACGCATGGCTGCAAGCGAGACTGTAAATGTATGCATCTCTGTCTTACTCAAGGTGGCTAATAGGGGTTTCAGACAGATTGCAGCATGGTCAAGTAGATAGGATTAGGGATGAATACGCTGTCCCTAGACAACTGGGGGAGGGTCCAATAGCTTTTAGTGCAGAAGGATATTTAGATTTAGGATTGACTCAAGGAAGGGGGtgtagaggttagggttaggggtcatGGTTATGGGTCATGGTTAGGCAGCAGAGGTGGTAGGGGGGTCTTTATTAGGCCTTCACCTAGACAATACAAAATATTTATAGATCTGGTTCTACAGAGTAAAGagcctttcttttctttcattttaaATGGTGGGGGGGTCACATCCTGTTCACTGGAAATGCTGATATAGGTGAACaattaattattaatttttGCTGACTCAGGATGGGTACCATTATAAAAGGTGGAATGGATCAGCAAAATCTAAGATACCGTGTGGTGAAATGTTAAACATTGCTTTTCAAAGcatatgttacatttacatttagcagcaTATTGTGTACTAGTCAATAGTACTAGGTTGGACCAAGAAAAACAAGAAACAGTGGACCTTAAAGATGACCGTATAATGAAATATGAAACTTTAAACTGAAGATTTTAGTTGAAACCAATCCACTTTGTTCTCAACATGTACACATATATAAATAATGCAGAGTTAACATCAAACATTCCTTTGAATCCTCCATTAGTCAAGTAGGCAGTCTCTTAGCGGTTCTAAAGATTCAAATCGAGATTATCTATCAAGTATGAATCACAACTAGTAGCTCTCCTGAGTCATCCAAGTGGGTCGGAGAAACAGTCCAGTCAGTGGATGAACTTCATtagtggaagtgtgtgttttggggttgtAGGATGTAAACAACATCTCAGCCTTCCTGGTTAATCTTGGCTGGTGTCCAGTCTGCTTCCTTTGAACTCACAATGTATGTGATACAAATCTGAGCAGTTTCCAACGTAGGCAAACAACTTTGGGCGCCATTATCTATACAGTGATTGCACACTGAAATCCATCTAAAATCTACAGCCATCAAAAAatcatatatatgtatatatacatactatatgtatatatatatatatatatatatatatatatatatatatatatatatatatatatatatatatatatatcagtatgtatataaatatacatactGAGAACTGCATTGCACTGCAGATTGTTTATCCAGATTGTTTCCAATCATTGGTGGCATCCTTCATCCAACACtcttggattagatgatatcaGCTGTGATAAATAACATTAATAAATCCATGTTTCATCCTAGTCACTATATAGTCTTTGCATGATATGTCAACAGTAAAGAGTGTAGGCATCAACAGCCTGCTTTGACACTCAGGGTCTTCTTTAGTCACATTAAAGTATATCCCATTCATCAAGGATTCTAGGATCTTGTTGGTTGAAACATTGCAATAAAGTAAGAGAGCTACAGTATTTTTGTGTGCTGGTATTCACTTCTCTAATGTCTCAGAATTTGTTTTGAAGGGTTATGCAGCATGCAGCACTGTGTGGGATGTGTAGGCACTCTTCCAGTCTTGTCTGGTCATGTAACAACCTCAGAGCACACCATGGAGGATCAAGACGTTATTATGATAAATAACATAAAAAGAGACAAGTTCCTTAGTGCAAGTGCCGAATCTGTGGATATGAGAAAACAAAGCTCAGTCCCTTGCGTGTCCCTGCAACATTATCTGTTTTCACGCCCTCTGTAAGATGAATGTTGTTATCACAAAATTACAGCTGCGTTATCTGGTGGCAATGTGTCTATTTAACACCCTTGTGCCTCGTACACTTTCGTGTTTTGGCCTTAGAGAACATTTTGGAATTTTACATTTGTCCTGAAATAATGTAATCTGGCACGGCCTCCCACTGGCCACAACGCAATTAATCACAACTCACCTTTTAAACGTAATGTCACACGTCTTTCTTTTGTGTGCATCCTGAATGCTTCAACCACAAAAAAGCCTTTTCAATCTAGCCATCTGGACTCGTATTCAGAGTAAATGGATTTGCAGGCCCAGGCATCCAGATGCATTGCAATGACCTACAGCTGTGATTGTTTCGAATCAATAGCCAAGTTTAACCCTGTCCTGACCAAAGGAACACTTTGACAGAAGAAACGATGATTACGTGTGTGAGGCATACAGGGCAGAATGTAGAGCCCCTCCCTCATGGTTTGATCCCTAACCCATACATGCCACgcataaaacacaaacaaacaatgctGGCTCTCTACTGTACGGATGGGGAATTTGGATATAAATAGGCTTCGGTGGAATTTGTTTAGAAATCGATGCTGCAGTTTCAAAGACTCCAAGGCAATTTCATTACTGCCTGAACAATGCCATGTGATCAGAATATATGCATGTGAAGATTATTTTCCAGGCCACAAAATTCAAGAGTGTACTTCAGATGTGAGCGATGTTTCTACCCTGCTCTGTGGTTGGCCTCTATAGCAGCTGGGAAATACTCAGGAGTCATGTTTTATTTAAACTGTGGCTCTATCTGCAGCgatgtactgcagctggtaGTGTTGATAgtcaaacatgacaacattgtaTACTGTATGCAAATGTATTTAGGTAATGGAATGTATGATAGTGTAATTTAAGTATTTAGACTGTGGTACTGTTTTGAAGTATATGGCAAAATAATGTGAGGTTACACATTCAGCCACAGGTCAAATACAGATGGTACAGTACTATGAGGGGTACTAtgattttatgtttttgttgGTAAAAAGAAGCTTGATCAGGATGCAAGCAGGAAACTCACCTCAATGCATCAAATGTGTCATAAACAACTCAAAAGCAGCACAACAAAACCACAAACCATTGAACACACAGCCTACCACAAAGCTCCTACACAGTCAGACTACAATTGTTGCTGGTGGTTGGGGATGCCCATGTGTCAGTGGATTTTCAGAGGACGATGTCTGTGCTGCCAAACACAACTAGGAATGAGCCCCCCTTAGACACAATTACTGTGAGACTTCAAAGTGATTCCAGGTTGAGAGCACTGAGTCATAGTCTAAACCTGGCCTGGCCTAGCAGCTTTGACAGCAGCAACAGTAAACAGACACTCTGCTGCTACCTACACACCATTATGAATAGCCGGGTGCTGCAGATCATTTGTCTTGATTCAGTTATGTTTATTACAAACTGTCACACAGCTCCATCCAATGCATGTCCAAAGACTGAGATTGCACTCAAGGGTAGGATTGTAAGTGAGGCTGTATTCCCATAATCTATATATTTGTGGCTTTAATGTTGATAATGGTGATAAATTATGTATTGTAGAGGACACTCTGAACTTGACAAACTGCAGTCAATGAAACACATCTTCAGACATCTTGAATTCACTGAAGCAGAATAAATCTGTGAACTTATAAAGTGAATAGCAACTTAGTGCCAGTCCATCACAAACATATTGATCTTCTACTTCACTTCTGGTTGAGTCCTGGGAGTGGGTTTTATTGATTAGGCACCAGGGGTTTAAACATAATGGCACCCATGAGTACAGAACAGAAATGTTCCATGCTGACGAGATGAATTGAAGAAATTGATATTGTGTAAGATACAATAACACAGAGGAGGTGTCTCAATGTTTTGAACTTCCCAAAATCTACTTAAAACACTCTCACTGATAAGCCCCCACAAGGATGACTCAGTTCCTCTTTAAGAGTCAGTGAGCATATCTGAGCAATGCTCCAGTGTGAAAATGCAAGGAAGCAGCAGGTTTTTTGGGGTTGTTTCACGGTTCTTCTACCTGCCTCAGGGGCCCCACCTCCCCTCATAAATATTAATTTATGAAAAATAGCAGatgagagtctctctctctgtctctgtctgtctctctctcgctctctctgtctctctctctctgtctctctctctctctctctctctctctctctcatcctccattTTCTCATGTGTGAGGACAGGTTTCCTGCTCCTTGTCACTCGATTTTTCTCCCTTCTTAATCAAGAGactgaaaggaaagaaaaagaaaaaaagtgtaCAGGGATACATATGACCCTTCTTGGTAATTGCCATTGAGTGGAGAGCTGACAGCTGAGTATTTCCAGCCAACGTTATGACGGTGTGATCCACTAAAGAGAATCAATTGGGAAAAGTGCTGCTCTGGAAGAGTTCCACACAGGTTAAAAGATGGTATTGAGAGAAGCAAATGGGCATTTAGTCAATCCCCTTAAAGGAAGATTAATGCTAGAAGATGGATGTGTGGTTTTGTCCGGTTCTTCGTCTTCTTGTGACCGTTGTAGGAGGACAATGATGGCAGTGAGAGATAAACAGCAATCTTCACCTCCCCACACTGACAGATGGTTAATGGGGATGCACATGGCCCAAGTCTTTGTTACGATAATATGTGGCTTTGTGGAGACTATAGTTTCAAGCAAGTTTTCTTAAGCAGCTAAGAAAAACATGTCAGTGAAGTTGACACAAGTTCTGTCTGGTGTTCTTTTAGAATTCTGTTACAACTCAGGCTTTGTTTTATTCTTCTTTTTAACATTTCATGTTCCAGTTGTCAGATGTTCTTgcatgaaaagtattttgaaatggTCATACTCAAAAGGCAAACTTTAGTTAATCACACTTAATAATCACAAACAGAATTGTATTAATGTGATTTCTATAATGTGACAGTCTTgggcctctctcctcacagatGACCCCACAGTCCAGGGCCTGGACAAGTCCAGACACCTGCAGACAGGAGAGCTGATCATCATTGTGGTGGTGCTGCTCATGTGGGCAGGTAAGGTTTCATACATTGCTGACAAATTATTGAAAGAGCGTTACCCTTTGTGCTACAATATGCATTAAGCACACTGAATGGAAAACAACTTAGACCAGCAAAAAGCATAAAAATTGATAGATTTGTTAGTTGTTGATGTGTAGTTTTTGGAATGGGCTTCAGGTATTCAAAATAAGTATTCACTCAAGCTCTTTCAATATATTTATCATATTTAAACAAATCAATTATTGTAATCCATCAGCCAGTGAACCCCAGAAAAGTCATTTTGATGGCAGGACTGTGAGTCACGAAACCTAGAGTCAGTTTAAAATCAGTTTGAAATGACCCATTAGGGACTTCAGCAGCTCTATTTAGTAGCTTCAGACTGTCAGCTTTCTCCTTTCACCCCACAAAAAGGCAAACTGACACCACCCACTCTCACTAGCCTCTGCTCATCAACCCAGTTGGAGTAATGACTTGCCAGCTCTGTGAGGACCGGGTTTGATTAATGAAGAGCTGAAGCACAATGCAAACTGGCATATCCAACTTGTCTtccaggaacaggaagcaggatACCCCGCCCATGGCTTCAGAGCTGGGGGAGTAATACTAATCACAGAAAAGCATATAAAACTTTGAGAAGGAAGCAGGAAGCTTTGAACAATACATGGCACTTGTCGTATCCATCAGTGAAAGTACAGATCGTTATCCCTTCGGCAATGAAGTGTTTTATGAAGTCTTCGTAAATGTGTAATATGCTTACAGCAATTGGGGCTTTTCATGCATTGGAAATACACAGCTAGTCTCATCAAACATTCATGAGGAGCAAATTGAGGTTCTGGGTTTGATGGGTTGGTACATATGTTCAACACTCACTGAGGATTTAGGAAACCCATTCAGATTGAAGTGAAGTGTTGATACAGTACATTTCAATAACAAGTACATAGCCTGTGTGTTCCCTCTGAACAAGAAGACATTGACCAGGGACACATGTAGCAGTTGTAGTACTGGAATCCCATACGAAAAATATAAAAAGTAAAGTATACTATACTTACAAAGTATTAGTACAAACATACTTACATACAAGTATATTAAATTAAGCATAGTAAATACACATATCTAAAAGTTGCCAATAAGTATGTGAGTACAAAACGTAATTTTTAGCTCATATTAAGACAAATTGTTTGCTCCTTGCAACATCGTACTTTAAATGGCTAAAATAATATTTCACCAGATGGGTGATTGTCTTCAGGTTATACATGGCAAGGACAGATACGTCAACTGAGATGGTTTGGTTGGTGTATCAGACATTTTCATCCCTGTAACAGGGAGGTCACATATTCTGCTAAGAGTGATCACTATTGTGTATTTACTTTCTGTGTATTATAGATGAGTCATTATCTATAATGTTATTGATATTGTGGCTCCAATGGGAGCATTTACCAAAAGAAACATTAT belongs to Osmerus eperlanus chromosome 8, fOsmEpe2.1, whole genome shotgun sequence and includes:
- the fndc4a gene encoding fibronectin type III domain-containing protein 4; translated protein: MTRLLVLLNSVILLLFGSDMFLVAANRPPAPVNVSVMHLRADSATVSWEVPEGDIIIGFSISQQRQDGHMQRFIREVNTTSRACVLWDLEEETDYIIQVQSIGLYGESQASKKVHFRTLKKSDRFPSNSSNQDDPTVQGLDKSRHLQTGELIIIVVVLLMWAAVIALFCRQYDIIKDNDSSNSKEKVKPSSEKSTPEHHSGGLLRSKFHPSVRSINIIEV